GGACCGGAAGAGCAGGTTGTCGGAGAGCATGGATTCCCAGATGAGGCCCGCGAAGATGTCCAGATTGTCCATCTTCCACTGGGCGTCACGGTCCTGGTTGAACCCGTCAGCGGCGTTTTTGAAGTAGTCGCGGTTGAAGATGTAGACGGCCTGAAGCTTGTTCCGCGGCGTGATCTGCCAGGTGAGCTTGCCGTTCGACCGGAACGAGTTGTCCGACCGGCGCGGCGGATCGGGGCGCAGGCCCACGGGGTCCCGGCCCCGGTCCGTGATCGTGTTGCGGCCTTCGACCGTGGTGAAGAACCACAGGCGGTCCTTGACGATCGGCCCGGAGAGGTTCACCGCCAGGCTGGAGTTCATCGCGAAGTTGCGGCCATCGAACTCGTCCAGGAAAAACCGCATTTGCGAGTTGTCGTGGAACCCGTTGACTTCCACCTCGTACTTGTTCGACCCGGACTTCGTGACCGCGTTCATGACGGCGCCCGAGGCGTTCGAGTTCTCGGCGCTGGCGCCGCCCGTTTGCATCTCGAGGTTGGCCAAGCTCTGGAAGGTGATGATCTGGCCGCGTCCGCCCTCGACGTTATTCACCTCGAAGCCTTCGAGCTGGTACGAGTTGGAGGCCGAGGTGCCGCCACGGACCCGCTGGCCCACGGTACCAGCCACGTTGTTGGCCATGACGTCCTGAACGCTGCTGCGGCTCTCGAGCGGCAGGTTATCCAAAAATTGCGCGTCGAACTTTTCCACCACCTGGGGGGACGTGGTGTTGACCACCGGAGCCTTCGCCTCGATGACGTAGTCGTCGGGCTCCTCCTTCTGGGCAACCTCCATGATGATGTAGATCTCGGAGGGGCCGCTCGTGCCGACGGGGATGCCCTTTTGGGTTTTCGTCTTCAAACCAGGGGCTGACGCCGTCACCTGGAAGTCGCCCGGCATCAAACCGATGATGCGAAAGGAGCCTTCCGAGTTCGAGAAGACGCTGCGCTCGCCCATGTTGGTCGAAGACGTGGCGACCAGCTTGACGCCCTTGACGGGGGTGCCGCCTTCGTCAAACACCGTTCCCTGAATCGTACCCGTCAGCTGTGCCAAAGCGACGGAGGGAAGGGAGCAGATGGCGAATGCGAAAAGGGCGCGCGCAACGAAACGCTTCATCTGAGCCTCGCTCTAAGTCCGGGTAGAATGTGGTCGGTACAGCAGTCCCGAGGGACGACGTTGGGGACGATGGGTGTGATCCTTAGACCGTAAAGTCGCGGACCCAGGGCAACTAATTTTTCTAAATCCACAGCAGGGCGCACGGGGGTACCCAGGGGGAAAGCCAGGGGCCTTTCGCTACCACGAGGCCCCGAGTCTGACAAGGAATAATTCCTGGACACCCCCTGGGTCCGAAATGGCAAGACGGCCCACAAAACAGCGGGTTTCGGCCCCTTTTCGAGCCTCCCCGCACGGCTCACCCCCTTTCGGGATTCGCGGTTGCAGGCCATAGTCTCCGCAGATGTCGATACAGCCGTCGAGGAGAAGCGCCGGGGTGGTGATGCCGCTTTTTTCCCTGCGCTCGGACGCGGGGTGGGGCGTGGGGGAGATCCCGGATCTCATTCCGTTCAGTGGGTGGGCCGCCGACGCGGGGTTCTCGGCGGTGATGCTGTTGCCCTTTCACGAAGTGTGGCCCGGGGAGACGAGCCCCTACGGCGCCGTGACGGCGTTCGCGCTCGACCCCGTGTTTTTGCGTTTGGATGCCTGCGAGGACTTCCGCGCGCTCGGGGGGGAGGCGGGGGTCTTGGGCCCGTCCGAGCGGGAACGTCTCGTGGCCTGCCGCGCGGCCGAGCGGGTTTCATGGGATGAGGTGCGCGCGCTCAAGAGCACCGCCGTGCGCCGGGCTCACGAGCACTTCACCCGTACGGCCCCGGGGACGCCACGGTACGAAGCGTTCGAGCGGTTCTGCCGCGACGAGGCCCACTGGCTCGACGACTACGCGCTCTACCACGCCCTCGCCACGCAACACTCTCCCAACTGGGCCGCGTGGCCCCAACCCGTGCGCGACCGAGAGCCGGAGGCACTGGCGGCCGCCCGCCGGGAGCTGGCCACGTGGGTGAGCTACCGCCAGTACGTCGAGTGGCAGCTCACGCTCCAGTGGCACGAAGCCCGAGAGCAAGCGAACCGGCGTGGTGTCAGCTTCGCGGGTGACTTGCCGTTCGTGGTCTCGCGCGATGCCGCCGACGTCTGGGCCAACCAACGTGCCTTCCGCCTCGACCTGCGCCTCGGCGCCCCTCCTGACGAGTTCTCGGCCGAAGGGCAGGACTGGGGGCTTCCGGTCTATGACTGGGACTTCCTCAAGAGGCACGACTACGCCTGGCTCCGCGCGCGGGCGGAGCGCTCGAGCCGACTGTGCGGCATGTGGCGCATCGATCATGTCGTGGGTCTTTTCCGTTCTTACTATCAGACCCACACCGGTGAGCCGCCAGGCTTCCTTCCCCCCGATGAGCCCTCGCAGCGTGCCCAGGGTCGCGCCACGCTCGAGGCCTTCCGCGCGGCGGGAGACATCCTGGCCGAGGACCTGGGAGTCATTCCGCCCTTCGTCCGCGCCAGCTTGAAGGAGCTCCGCATCCCGGGCTTCAAGGTGCTGCGCTGGGAGCGAGACGAGCTCATCTACCGGGACCCTCGTCAGTGGGACGAGGTTTCGGTGGCAACGACCGGCACCCACGACACCGACACCCAAAAGGAATGGTGGCAAACCCTACCCCACGCCGAGCGAGAGGCGATCTTGCGCTTGCCCGGACTCGAGCCCTTCGGCCCGGATGCGGGCTACACGGCCGCGCTGCGGGATGCCCTTTTGCGCCTGGTCTACGAGGCGCCGTCCCGCTTGGTGCTCGTCCCGTTCCAGGACGCGCTCGGCCTCGAGGGGCGGGTGAACTTGCCGGGGAGCGTTTCACCCGCGAACTGGACGTATCGTATGCCGATGAGCCTGGAGACGCTCACCACCGACCGGGCGACGATGCATCGGCTGCGCGAGCTCGCTGCGGTCACGGGCCGGCTCCCGCAGGGCTGACTCAGCTTCGCCCCGCTTGCGCTAAAGCTGGCGACAAATCGCAGGGGGAGTCATGATGCTCCCCATGGATAGCGGCGCGGTGCGCTTTCGGCGGGATCTCCCCGTCGAGCGGGTGGAGACGGACGGCTACACGTTTTTCGAGGTGAAGCGCCCGGGCGGCGAAGCCTTCCGGCTTTACGAGTTCGAGCATCAAGTTGCGCTCGAGCTTGATGGCAAAACGTGGGAGCAAGTATGCGCAACGGTGCGGGACAAACACGACCTCGTGCTCACGCCGGCGCAAATCGAGGCCTTCGCTGCCGGCTTGGCTGAGTTGGAGCTGCTCGAGGCCGGGGCGTTTGCGGACGCTCCGCCGCCCGTGCGAAAGGGCCCTGTCGCGCCCGGCCCCGACCCTGCCACGGCTTCGCTGCCGCGCGCAGATTCGGCCGAGGCGGCAGACCTCGACGCGTTCGAGAACGAACCCACCGCGGGCCTTGGCCGGCCCTCGCTCCTCGGACCGGGTCTCGGCGCTTCCCGATCCGTGTCCGCGGAGCTGCCCGTGGACAGCGAACAACGGCAACGCGCGGCCTCGTGGCACGAGGCAGAGCCCACGGCCCTCATGAACAGCCTCTCCGACCTGCTCGCCGTCTCCCGTGCGAAGACGGGGGAGACCGTGATCGAAGCCGAGACCGAGGCCGAGCCTGAGGAGACCTCGGGCCCCGGTCTTCCCTTCGGCACGGCGGCTTCGCCCCGGATGACCATGGAGATCATGGCGGCCGCGGCGCGCTTCGACGATCCCTTCCCGTTGCCTGAAGCCGCCCCCGAGGCGCCTTCTTCACCGAGTCCCTCTTCGTCCCCGACTGGGCACCGCCCCGGACGGCTTTGGGTGTGGGCCCTCGTGGCCATTGCGCTGGCCGTGGGTATCGGATTTGCTCTCTTCAGGTTCGTCCTGGCCCCTCCCGCGGGCCCCGTGTCGGTGACGACGGTCTTGCCTGCCCCGGTGGCGGTGTACCGGTGGTTCGAAACGACGGGCACCCTGCAGGCGGCCGCCGCCGCGACCCTGTCCTTGCCTGCGGGCGGTCAGCTGGCAGAGGTCCGCGAGGCCGGGATGCGGTTTGCGCCCGGGGACGTATTGGCTGTAACCGAAGAGGGCAAAAAGCTGCGCAAAGAGGTGGACCACCTGCGCGAACGGATCGCCTACTACCAGCAGATGCTCGAGACGATGACGGCCGAGGGAAACAAGGCCGAGGCCCGCCAGGCCGAGCTGAAGCTCAAAGACAAGCAGCGCGCCTTCGACGAGGCCTTTCGGGCCTTCCGTGAGCTGGCCGTGGTGGCCCCGTCGAGCGGCGTCATCGAGCGGGTGCTGGCTTCGGCCCCGGAGCGTCTCAGACCCGGCGCTCCGGTCTTTGCTCTGCAAAGCCGCAAGGTGCGCGGCGTGTTTCGATTGACCAAGGACGAGATGGCACAAGCCGAGCGTTTGGCGTTCTGCCGGGCCCTGGTGCAGGACAAACCCTTCGATTGTGCGTTCGTGCCCGGCGACGAACCCGAGGCGCTGGCCATAGAGTTGCCGGCCGAGGCCCCCGACACCGAGGGGCTGACGGTGGCCCTGGCGCGGGCCCGCTACGACGGTGTCTTCGCCGTGCCCGCGCGCGCGGTGGTGCAGGTGGGTAACACCGAGCGGCTCTTCGTCGCGGCCCCCTCGGGCCGGGCCGAGGTGCGCGCCGTGTCCCTGGCTGAGCGCGGACCAGAGGAGGCCCTCGTGGCGCAAGGGCTCGAGGTGGGCGATGCGGTGATCATAGAAGCGCCCCCAACCCTGGCACCGAACGTGCGCATCCAGGTGGGCAAACGCATCTTGCAGTAAACGGCTGCACGACGCGTGGCGGCCGCCGGTTCAGGAAGCCGACACCGAGCGGACCAGCAAGCGGGGCCCCGTCATGGTGAACGACAGGGCGTTGCGATCGACCGAGCCCTGGATCACCACCCGCCGCCCCGCCCACTGCTCGCCCACGTCGCCTTCGAGCTCGTACACGGTGCCATCGTCGGCCTCGAGCTGAAGCACGCCACCTTCCAAGTCGCTGAGACGAACGAACCCCGTAAACCGCGCCATCCCAGGGAGTATAGCGCGCCCGGGGGCCGGCAGGGAGGCCGCGTCGGCGGCCCTAGTAGTTGGGGCCGTCGTCGCGGTAGCGCGCGTTGATCTCGAGGTTCGGGAGGTAGCGCTCCTGGGCGTAAAGGTAGCGGTAGCGCGCGTAGATGCCCGTCACCCGCTTGATGTACTCGCGGGTCTGCTCGTAGGACACGAGTTCCACGAACTCGTCGAGCGGGTGGGCGCCGTGGCGGTCGAGCCACCTGGCCATGGCGTTCGGCCCTGCGTTGTACGAGCCCGCAGCCAGAGGCACCTGTTCGTTGAACTTGCGGTAGAGCGCGCCGATGTAGTGCGCCCCCAGGCGTATGTTGGTTTCGGGATCCAGGAGAGTCTCGTCGGCGAAGGGCTCACCCAGGGACGCCGCCACGCGCCGGCTCGTGGGAGGGATCATCTGTAGCAAGCCCCGGGCGTCTGCGTACGAGACCACGTTCGGATCGAAGCCCGATTCCTTGTGCATGATGGCGTAGAGATAGTGATCGGGGTTGCCGGCGGCCGCCGCGTACGTCTCGACCAGTGGACGATAAGCGAGCGGAAACACGGTTTGCCAAATCCGGCGGACAGCCCCCTCCGGCGCCGCCCCGAGGGCGCGGCTGCCAAGGACGTCAGCCAAGCGGTAAGCCTTGGCCCAGACGCCCGCCGCCTGGGAGCGATCGATCACGGCGGCGAGGCCTCGTTCCCGGCCGAGCCGCGTGAGCACACCCTCGGCGCCACTTTCGAGCTCGAGCCCGGCGTCGTGAGGAAGCCCCGCGGCCAAAAGCTCGTCCACCCGCAGGAGCGCAGGATCGCGCCGGGCCTTGCGATCGAGAGGGGCCAAGGGGGCCTCGCCGCGCGGCAAGGCCAGGGGCACGTCGTGATTCTGCGCGGCCAGCCGCGCCGCCGCGAGCAGGCCGTACCAACGCAGCGGTTCCGCGGCCACGAGCTTCGTGTAGAGCGATCGGGCCACGTCGTCGTGTCCGAGCGTCTGCTCGCAACGGGCCCGCCAGTAGGTCACCCGATCTTCAGGCCAGATGCGCCGCCGTTTCCCATCCCGCGTCCTTGCCGCGAACTCGTCGAGGTGAGTGAGCGCCGTGCGGGCGTCGCCCTGGAAGTAGGCGCTCAGGGCGAGGTACCAGGCCGCATCGGCGGCGTAGGGCGTTTTGCCGAAGCGGCGCAAGGTCTCCGCAAGCGCGGGGATGCCCTCGGCGAAGCGACCCCTGTTGAAATCGAGCCAGCCCGCCAGAAACTGCGCCTCGGCCGCGTACGTGGCGCGGGGGTACGCGCGCGAAAATGCCAGGTAGGCCGCGATCGCTTCGTCGTCTCGATCGGCCCGCGATAGCGCGCGCGCGGCGTGGAACGCAGCCCATGTGGCCTTTTCGCCCGACAACCCTTGCGCGGCGCTGGCCAGCAACCGGGCGGCGTCCCCGTAGTTCTTGCGGGACCGGTACTTGGCTTGCCCGAGCACGAAGGCGCGTTCGGCCTCGAGCTCGGGCGGCACCGCGAGGGCCTCCAGCTCCGAGATGGCCTCGTCCCAGCGGCGACGGTCCGAGAGCCGCTGGGCCCGCGCGAGCCGCAAGCGCGGGGAGAGCACGTGGGGGGAGCCCTCGGGCGCGTCGTCGAGCTGAACCAGCCGGCGCTCTGCTTCAGGCACAAGGGGGTGCGAGGGGTCATCGACCAGCAGCTTTTCGAGCGCGGCGCGCGCGGCGGCAGGAGCCCCCCGGGCCGCCGCGTCCTCGCCCACCCGTACCAGAGCCTTGGCGCGATCCCCCCCCGGCACCCGGGTCGAGACGAGCCGCTCGTACTGCCGGGCCGCCGAAGAGCGTTCACCCGCCTCCCAGCGCAGGTCGACGGCGCGCCAGCGGGCGGGGTTCGCAAACCGGGAGCCGCGTACATGCGCAACCCGCTCGAAGAGGCGGATGGCTTCGCCCGTCTTTCCCAGCGCTGCCAGGCTTTCGGCAAGGTAGTGGGTGGCGTAGTCCTGGTTCCG
Above is a genomic segment from Myxococcales bacterium containing:
- a CDS encoding transglycosylase SLT domain-containing protein, with protein sequence MTPKRRFVRFAQLVSAALLVAAAGSGAAAPRARGDASPTSLAVQKLGEGVRAFRAGAHAAAARHLRQALEGQVRNQDYATHYLAESLAALGKTGEAIRLFERVAHVRGSRFANPARWRAVDLRWEAGERSSAARQYERLVSTRVPGGDRAKALVRVGEDAAARGAPAAARAALEKLLVDDPSHPLVPEAERRLVQLDDAPEGSPHVLSPRLRLARAQRLSDRRRWDEAISELEALAVPPELEAERAFVLGQAKYRSRKNYGDAARLLASAAQGLSGEKATWAAFHAARALSRADRDDEAIAAYLAFSRAYPRATYAAEAQFLAGWLDFNRGRFAEGIPALAETLRRFGKTPYAADAAWYLALSAYFQGDARTALTHLDEFAARTRDGKRRRIWPEDRVTYWRARCEQTLGHDDVARSLYTKLVAAEPLRWYGLLAAARLAAQNHDVPLALPRGEAPLAPLDRKARRDPALLRVDELLAAGLPHDAGLELESGAEGVLTRLGRERGLAAVIDRSQAAGVWAKAYRLADVLGSRALGAAPEGAVRRIWQTVFPLAYRPLVETYAAAAGNPDHYLYAIMHKESGFDPNVVSYADARGLLQMIPPTSRRVAASLGEPFADETLLDPETNIRLGAHYIGALYRKFNEQVPLAAGSYNAGPNAMARWLDRHGAHPLDEFVELVSYEQTREYIKRVTGIYARYRYLYAQERYLPNLEINARYRDDGPNY
- a CDS encoding efflux RND transporter periplasmic adaptor subunit: MDSGAVRFRRDLPVERVETDGYTFFEVKRPGGEAFRLYEFEHQVALELDGKTWEQVCATVRDKHDLVLTPAQIEAFAAGLAELELLEAGAFADAPPPVRKGPVAPGPDPATASLPRADSAEAADLDAFENEPTAGLGRPSLLGPGLGASRSVSAELPVDSEQRQRAASWHEAEPTALMNSLSDLLAVSRAKTGETVIEAETEAEPEETSGPGLPFGTAASPRMTMEIMAAAARFDDPFPLPEAAPEAPSSPSPSSSPTGHRPGRLWVWALVAIALAVGIGFALFRFVLAPPAGPVSVTTVLPAPVAVYRWFETTGTLQAAAAATLSLPAGGQLAEVREAGMRFAPGDVLAVTEEGKKLRKEVDHLRERIAYYQQMLETMTAEGNKAEARQAELKLKDKQRAFDEAFRAFRELAVVAPSSGVIERVLASAPERLRPGAPVFALQSRKVRGVFRLTKDEMAQAERLAFCRALVQDKPFDCAFVPGDEPEALAIELPAEAPDTEGLTVALARARYDGVFAVPARAVVQVGNTERLFVAAPSGRAEVRAVSLAERGPEEALVAQGLEVGDAVIIEAPPTLAPNVRIQVGKRILQ
- the malQ gene encoding 4-alpha-glucanotransferase encodes the protein MSIQPSRRSAGVVMPLFSLRSDAGWGVGEIPDLIPFSGWAADAGFSAVMLLPFHEVWPGETSPYGAVTAFALDPVFLRLDACEDFRALGGEAGVLGPSERERLVACRAAERVSWDEVRALKSTAVRRAHEHFTRTAPGTPRYEAFERFCRDEAHWLDDYALYHALATQHSPNWAAWPQPVRDREPEALAAARRELATWVSYRQYVEWQLTLQWHEAREQANRRGVSFAGDLPFVVSRDAADVWANQRAFRLDLRLGAPPDEFSAEGQDWGLPVYDWDFLKRHDYAWLRARAERSSRLCGMWRIDHVVGLFRSYYQTHTGEPPGFLPPDEPSQRAQGRATLEAFRAAGDILAEDLGVIPPFVRASLKELRIPGFKVLRWERDELIYRDPRQWDEVSVATTGTHDTDTQKEWWQTLPHAEREAILRLPGLEPFGPDAGYTAALRDALLRLVYEAPSRLVLVPFQDALGLEGRVNLPGSVSPANWTYRMPMSLETLTTDRATMHRLRELAAVTGRLPQG